In Candidatus Kryptoniota bacterium, the sequence GGGGGTACGATCCCGCATTCGCCCAATCCTGATGTCAGATATTTCTATAGACAGGTAGATGGTGGCACTCCCGCCGAAGCCAATCTCGGAATTACGCAGTTCACGATCAAGTACTACGACACCTTCGGAAATTCCATCTCAACTCCTTTCTACGCACCGAATATGGTTCAGGTGGTCACAATAACAATAAGGGTTGAGCCGACTGCAGCATATGATTCTACCTACTCGACAAATTATGCCGTGTGGCGTCAAACAAGACTTGTCTCGCGGAATCTCAAAAGGTAAGAGGTGCTATATGGTAGGACGAGGAACGCTTTTGGTAATACTCGGTTTCAGCTTGATATTCGGACTTGCCAGCAATTACTGGAACCGTACCAGCAATGAGGCAGTCGATAATTTCACGAACTATTACAACCAGACCTCTGCTCATAATCTTGCTGCCAGCGGCGCGAACGTTGCCCTCACAAACATCTTCATGAACCCGACCAATAACGCGTCAAGATCCTTAAGTGGCAACTTAAGCGACGGAAGTTATTCCGTGAGGATCGATTCTATAGGCAAGCTCACGTTGCGAGTAACTTCCACGGGCGAGTATCAAGACACAACGTCGACCGTTCAGGTCACACTTGGCCCAAAGTACTTCAGCGTGTATGGCGTGTACACTGCAACGATGGCTGGTGTTTACTGGGCGCCGGGTGATACAGTTAGGGGAGATTTTCACAGCGAAGACTACTTCAATATCATCGGGAACCCGGTGTTCTACGGCAGCGTCACATCCAAATATGGAATGTACACTCCTCCCGGTTACACACGGAATCCTCAAATCTACGGTTCGTATCAATCCGGTGTCAGTGTACCAATGCCAAACACGAGTATTTCCAATCTGCAAACGGCTGCGGCGGCAGGCGGATTCACTTTCAACAATCCCAGCGGGGGAGGCTCATATGATGTGTACCTTACTTTCAACGCGGATGGGACCGTTACATACCACACCAGTGTAGTCACCTCCGATACAACGGTTGCGCTTTCCACGCTGGCTCCCAACGGTGTAATTTACGTAAACAACGGAAGCATCCACGTCCATGGAACAGTTGCCGGACAGGTCGACATGGGCGCGGGCGGAAGCTCGGGCAACGAAGGAAACATTTATATAAACGGAAGCCTCATGTGTAATACCGACCCACAAAATAATCCGGCAAGCACGGACGTTATAGGGATTGTCGCGCAGAATAATGTCACCGTTGAAAGCGACAACGCTTACAAAGGAGTTAATCCACCGAATCCTCCCGTAAATCCGTATATTGAGGCCGCCATTTATGCTCAGAACGGAACTTTTTCTTCATATTATCAGAGCAATAGTTACTACACCGGCCTTGGGGCAGTTCACGTTTATGGCTCGATCTCAAATCATCAAATCGGCGTGACTTCCGATCCGTCGATCACTCATGGTTATAACGCCAATTACTCCTGGGACTCGCGGTTCCAGAACCTGCAACCGCCTTCGTTCCCCATCACGGGGTCGTTCAAAGTCGTCTCATGGTATGAATGAAAATCCAGTAAATTCAGTGTTGACATATACTGGTTTCTGGCTTAATATGTATCGAAGCAAAAAGGAGTTTGTACCATGATGAGTGACGTTCAGAAAAGAATGAAAATCGTAGAGACGTACAAAAGGCTTGGAAGCCTCAGAGGAACAGCCGCCCGACTTGACCAGAATGTGAAGAC encodes:
- a CDS encoding helix-turn-helix domain-containing protein encodes the protein MMSDVQKRMKIVETYKRLGSLRGTAARLDQNVKTVKKWVDRFAKYGKKGLIDKRFKAPLKSKSRSR